A window of Ammospiza caudacuta isolate bAmmCau1 chromosome 20, bAmmCau1.pri, whole genome shotgun sequence genomic DNA:
AGGTAAATATTGTCTTACAGTCATCTCCTTTGGAGGGAGTTAGAGGAGTTAGCCTGTGAAGGAGCAGTTAGGCCTTATCAGTGCCTGTGAGTCAAGTTAATTTATTTGCAGAGCCATTGTTCACTGCAGCTGTACATTCCTGGACCTGGACATTTGTACAGGCTAAAGGAGTGTTCAGCCTCTTTTAATCCCACCCATatggttgtttggttggttaTTTTTCCAGGAAGACTTTCTTACATTTTactctcctgcttttcctttcttgcaCTGCTCCAAAACGTTGCCCTTGAGCTGATTAACCAGGAGGCAATCATGAGGGAAGACCTTCAAAGATCTTTCTAGGGCTGTTTCATTAAGGGAAAGAAATGTTGCTCTTTCAACCTCCTGGTTTTATAATAAGCACTTTCTATCTTAACAGCTGTGGCTGGTTGTGTGAACTGAAAGAAATGTTAACATTCAGAGGAGTgcataattcttttttttttttttaatgcactgcATCACTTCACAGCCTGTGAATTATTCCTTTGAACACCACAATTTGCAGTAATGAGAAAAGAAGGCTCCCAGTTGATGACTGTGCAATTAGAGGAAGGCTGATAAAATCAAATGGAAGCCTAATGCAGGGGAGGGTAGGGAGAATTATGTCCTGGTGTGGGGAAGGAGCTTGTGCTGTGGCTGGAATTGGAGGCAGTTAACTCCTTAGTTAGTGGAAAAGCCAACTGAGTTGTCTCAGTGTGAAGGAGATTAAAACTTTCTTTTGCAACCCAGGCACAGAGGGTTTGGGTGTGCAATCTGGAGTGTTTTCCTGCCAGCTGAACCTTGAGGAGTTTGTCTTCAGAGAGTGCCCCGTGCCAGGGGTGATAGCAAAGCACTCCTGGGTGATTCCTGGCAGAGAAAAGCTGAGGAGATAACGTGTGCTTCCCAGCCCAGAGGAGTTGGGATGTTTGTGTGCCAAGCCTAAATGTAGATCAAGGCCTCTGGGTTTGGGAGTTTGCAGGAGGTTTGTACATTCAGAGCTTAGGGCTGAGAGGAAGTTTTGGtagtgctggcagctgggctgggtggtgATAATCCTGGGAATGCTGCTAACATAAGGCTCTTTTCTCATCCTGTGAATGTGTAAGACACCAGCAGATGGTTCTGTGTGAGGTGGGATGAGGAGCCACTCCAGTACCTGACAGCTCCTCTTCCCAAAAACCCATGAGCAGAGCTCACAAATCCCCTGCAGCAACCCATCCTCAGCCCTGCTTCATCCACCTCAAATATCTCATCAGTCATGCTGATGGCAGAGCACATTCATGCAAATATGAAACCTTGTCCTTTAAAGAATCACTGACCTGACACTACACAGAGTTATTTCTATGGATGAGGTCAACAATGTTTAAAGGTTGTGCTTCTGTGACTGGAGCTTGTCTCCAACAGAAATGCTCTCCTAGCTACCAGCTACAATTGCACTGCTGTAGTTAGTAATtctaattatattaattatctAATTAGTAATTCTAATTATATTAGAATTATTTCTTCCTCCCTGTAATTGCTCTTTGtgcccctcagtttgggaaggacgttgagatgcttgattgtccagaggagggcaacaaggctggtaaggggcttggaacacaaaccctgtgaggaacaactgagggagctgggggtgttcagcctggagaagaggagactcaGAAGTGACCTTATGACTCTTTACAACTCCCTGAAAAGTGGTTGcagtcaggtggggttggtctctttctccaagCAGCAGCTGACAGAACGAAAGGATATTGTCTCAAGCTGCATCAAGGGAAATATAAGTTgggtattaggaaaaagttttttacagaaagggtgataaaatATTGGAATgaggtgcccagggaggtggtagagtcaccatccctggatgtgtttaaaacaagactggatgtggcacttggtttagctgaggtgttggggctgagTTGGACTCGATAATCGTAAAGATCTCTTTCAACCCAATGACTTTACCTGATTATTCCATGATAAACCTGGGCTTTTCTGTCACAGGTACACCTCCTCGGTGAGGTACGACTCGGAGAAGCACTTCATCGCCGACGTGTACCTGCCCGTGGGGCTGAGCGTGGCCTCGTGCAGCCAGACCATCGTCTGCGTGCCCAACTGCTCGTGGCGCAGCTACAAGGCCGAGGTGCGCTTCGAGCCGCGCCACAGGCCCCGCCGCTTCACCAGCACCACCATCATCTACCCCAAGCACGCCAAGACTGTCTACACCACCACGCTGGACTACAACTGCCGCAAGGCCACGCGCAGGTTCCTCTCCAGCGTGGAGCTGGAGACCTCGGAGTGCCTCAGCGCCGAGTGCGGCCTGGACGGCTGCTGACCGCGGCCTGCACGGCTGCTGAGGGCGGCCGCCCCTCTCGCTCCCATCCGCCCCTCACGTACTGTGCTGACTCCATTTGCTAAAAACAGGCACAGACCCTCTCTCTCAGCTCttaattcctgcttttaaagCCTCACGGCAGCCCGAGCGTGGTTTTCTGTGGGAAAGTAACTTAGTGCGAGGGGCTTGGCTCTTCGCCTCCCGAAAGCCGCgggttccctccccttccccgcTGTAATCAGGTGAAAATAACAACGGGAAGTGATTTCCCCCAGAGGAAAAGGTGACAGGTAAGGAGGAGTGTGGGGTAGTGGTTGGTAGGTGGAGATCCATTTGGTGCTTTGGTGATGTGCAGAAAGTAAGGGCAGTTTGCTCTCTTGCAGAGGATCCACCACATTGTGTAGTCACATATATTGCTGTCAGCCATTTCAGTTTAGATCGTGTTTTCTCCAGAAGAACCATCCCGTGGCAATTGCTGGGAAAGggtaacagaaaaaaacccagaactcTGCTTTTAACACGTACAAAAATGTTAACGTGGCATTCACATTTTGTGTGAAGGTGTAAATTGGGAAGAAGAGGAGTTCTGAGCAGAGTGGGGGATGAActgcttctgcagctccaggcagcagagacagGATTGTGTGATTCCAGTTCTTAGGGTGATGAGGAGCCCGTGTTCTGTGTGACACACAAGTgtttctgtgcctgcagcacagaagagaGAATACCAGGCCAGAAATTATCCCTGTGCTGTTGGGATCTTGGTGATGTGGAGGTAGAAAACCACAAGTGCCTTGTTTTTGCCCACACAGGCTGCGTGCACTAAAGGAGCTGTAAACCAAAGCAAGATTCAGATTAAGTGTTGGACAGAGAGACCCAGAATGGCCAAGGAGGTGCTGGATTGGGTGTGAGACACTATTGTGGGGTTGGGAGGAGGTAAAAGTAGCAAGGGACAGGCAGGTTTGTGGTGCATAACAAAATCCACAGCTGTagctctgcttcccagctgAGCTTGTCATGGCATAAATCTGTGTCCTGGGGATTGGGGACgtcactgggatggggcagcctctgcctgTCTGCAGGCTGCTGAAAAACCTCTCCTGAGTGTGTGATGAGTTTGGGGACCAAAGGGAATAGCTTCAGATACTATGAAAGTCTGTCTGGCTGTTATGTGCGTTCGTTTATCGTGTGCCTTGATGAAAATAAGACAGAGAGGTTTCCCTTGTTTtcccagatattttttttcctgtgttgaCAGAGCGTAGTGTGGAGAGTATCTGCTTTGGGGAGCGTGGGTTGTGCTGTTTTTTTGTGTGGTGTAGTCTCTCAGAAACACCTGATAGACCTGTCTGAGCTGGACACCCACGTGTTCCAAAACTCCCTCAAGGTGTGGGTGTGCAGCACCAGTCCTGGAGCAGCTTTTAAAGAGGACTTGGCagtgcacagccccaggggtgaGTTTTGTCAGTGGCAGCCTCGGGAGGCTGTTCTTGAGCTGTGCTTAACGTGTGTTTGTGCAAGTGTGATGGATGGTGTGGAAGTGAATCCCTGGGAACTGAAAGGAGTCTGGAGATGAAGAGTGCAGCAGGAAGGAAACCGTGAGTTTgtatggtttggggtttttttattgttgttgttgggtttttttaacttatttATTAGCTCAGCAAAGAACATCCTTCACCTTTGGTACTTGCCTCAAAGAGGCAACTCCCAAAACAATCCCAGGATGAGAGAGGACACGGCCGGGCAGGCAGCGCTCCGGAGTTCAGAGCTTCACTCTTAAACACTTTGGTCTCAGGCTGCAAGAGTGGGGAGATGTGTCTTAAACAGATGATGCAATTGTGCCCTAAGTGTGCCCCAGGATGTGCTGGTGTTGTAACAGGAGGCCCAGCTCACCCCACAGCCCGTGGGGTTTCACACTCTGCTCGCTGGGTTGCTCCATCCCTCGCTCCCCTCAgtttgctcctgctgctgctgggcacagggttCTGGGAGAACACGGACCCTGGATTGCTCCCACAAATGCTCTCCCAAGGAATCCACTTGGAGCACATCTAAGAGGAGGTTGTTTTAAGTTGTAGCCATTAGCTGTTCCCAGTTAGAAGCGAAATAACCCACAAAATGCCCCTCACGCTCCGGTTTTAGGATAAAGCACCTGATTTTTATAAAGCAAGCAAACTTAATGTGTACCTCTTAAGGATATTTTAATTGGTAGAGATaccttttaaattatttatgttcCAACATTTGCGAAGCTCTGATTAGCTCTGTGCAAGTGTTCTGGTGTCTGTGATGTTTCCCACCCCCTCCTTCTGATTTTCAATTTGTCTTTTACTTTATTGGTAATAAATGATCTGAAAACCATCCTGCAGGGAAGTCTCTTTATTTCTCATTCAAAGCTTTTCAGTGTTTATTGTGGTAGTTACttagaaataaatacataatatttCCTGCCAATCCCAGCTCCCCTCCTTTCTCTTCTATTTTTGTTTACATATTCTAGGAGGGTGTTTCCTATATAAAACTTGCTATATTTAAAACCAAACCACCACCAAATGTTGTGGATTTGTCAGTTTAATAAGACATTGAAAAAGTTCTTTAAAGACAGCTGAAAATCCTCTCCTTAATGTGTTTGAATTGTTCATCTGGtacagctttatttttaaagagagTTTCTGGTATGAATTTCAGCATATCCTACAAGTGAAGAACTAATCCCTTTCAAATATAACATGTATTTAACCAggcaggaatttatttttaaaatgtagatgCATTAGTAAACACAGCATAAATATAAGATTAGAGTGTGTTATGCATTAAACTTTATAAAACCAAAAGAGATGATTATAAGCTATTGTGTTGAGAGAAATGCTCTGGTGGTTTTCTGGATGCTTAATCTGTTCTTTTAACCTTTCCACATTTTGCAGGCGTGCTGATTTTGTTAGTGactctggcagagcaggaatggATGTAATTGAACATCAGTTAATTAATTCCTAATGGGATTTTTTGCTTACTTTTTTATTGTTCATCTGGTTATGTGCTTGTGGAAGCTCTAGAGTTGCATGTAATGACATTATTGGGGTCTGGGGAGCCGTGGAGctgctgcaaagctgctgcttccagcaaAAGGCTCTGAGAGCTTTTGGGTATCCTGGAGTTTTGAAGTATTAAACAGGAGAAAAGCCACTTATAAACATCAATTCTGTGTAAAAGGGTCGATTTAAAAAGCCATTAAGAAAAAATTTGAGAAGTCAGCACAGTATCTTTCAGGGGAGTTCGGGGAGACTTTCAGATGTCACCTAACTTTCAAATACTTCCTTCAGCGAGGGCTGGGCTGTTCTCCTTAAGAATTGTCATGACACTCTGTATGAAAAACGTTATTTTACTATAAAAATTTGAAGTTGGGGAGTACAAGGCTGTTCCATGTGATTTTTAAATCATTGGCCCAATGAACTTCTAATTAGCGTTAGAAGGAAGCCCTGTTGTTCTGCATGTGCTGTTTCCCTTTCACATGTGCTTCTCCAGAATGTCACATCTGAGGGTCTGAGATAATgaatttttattacaaaaataaagcaaaaattgGATCAAAAGCCAAGAGGTGAGGGCTGGATTCCCATCCTGACTTTGCAGCTCGCTCAGTTTCAAGGAAGGTAAGTTCATGTGCCTGGAAATCATTTCAGCCTCTAAACAAGGTGTCTGATCCTTCATCTGCTCACAAATCTGCTGTGTACAACGTGAATAGCTGGAAAGTTTAGCAGTGTTGTTTGTAAATAAACCAACAGCAATAATTAGCACAAACGCAGTGTAGAAAGGAGCACTTCTAATTGTTGATGCAGTCTTGAGTTGCAGCCATATTTTAAcaggttggtttgttttgtaaAATATCAATGTCCTTTTCTCCACACAGACATTGAGGAACCACTGTTAGGATACAGGAAttattgggattttgggtgacACCCCTGGTGCAGCTCAGAGGCTCCTTCAGCATTCAGTTCACAGCAATCCCTCAATCAGCATTCGGGCACAGCGACTTTTGCTCTTGCAAATAATCACTGCAGGAATCTCCtttacctgctgctgctgccatggaggGGTGGGGGATTCCTGGCAGCTGGGAAGTGCTCCTGGATGTACAATTCATACCTTTTCCTCCTATAAACACACAGcctttccctctctgcctgGGGATCCTGCAGAACCCCATCCCAGCGGCGGCTTTGGCTCGGCTGAGCACTGAGaccttcccctgccccagcagaaCCCAAAATGCTGCCAGCTGGTGCTACAGCCTCGTTTATTTTTGCATCCTCCTCAttcccctctgcagagctttggGCTGAGTCAGGGTTCCTCCCAGGAGTTGGGATTTGAAGTGCTGGAGGGGAGTGGGCCCgctgctttctgcttttgtgGCGCTGTTCTGCTGTTGGAATGATAAATGCTGCTAGCAAAAAGGTAAGTGTTGCCTCTGAACTTTCCTGATTATTTCattaaaccaaaataaaatgagGCAACGGCTTGCTGTGCCttaataaaaccccaaatctaCGGGAAAAGTAGTAATGGGtcaaaaatcttatttttaagtAGGAAATAGATATTTTTCCAATTGGCCAGCATAGGGATTGTCACACctgtaaaaatgtatttattgaaGCTGTTAATGCATTAATAGCACTTCTGCACTGGCATCAAGTTCACTGTGTTTGCCTGACTCAGTTTTAGCAGGAAATTGTTCTGAgttgttggggatttttttttaagctgccATTTATTAATACAGTGAGCCatatgatttaattttttaatagtaCAATTTCTGGAAACTTTCAGGCACTTTTTTGTACTAAGATAGTGGAAATGAATGGAATTATTCCTTTACACAGAAAATTTTTGGGATTACCTTTCCTTTTCTGTAGTTTTACCAACCACTCACCCCCACTGTTAGATCAGTACTGTAACCCAGAGCAAGGGTGAATATTTAATTATCCCCTAAATATGAACAGCATCCCAAATCCCGGGCAGTTTATGGAATTCTAAACTCCCTGGCAGGTGCCTTCTGCCTCCTACTGCTTATTCGGTGTAGTTACATGTGCTCCATCTCTGGGATCAATTTGTAGCCAGAGAGGAAAATCTGTGTATAAACAGAGGGCAGGAGAATGTTTTAAATCACCACGGGTGATTCCCTgggaaaagctgttttttctcacctgccctggtgctggcggtggtggcactggtggcactcCTGCGTGGTGGCTTCTTCCTCCCCTGGTGGCTTCGTGCCCGCAGCTGGAGGGGGTCCcggctccctcctcctcctcctcctcctgcccgcatccctctgctgcccagcagccctggaatggcctgcagggagcagggggaggaaaTTCAGCAGCCCCAGCGTGgcctccctcctgcctgtgaCCCCTCTGCAGCTTCCTCCCCTCCGAGCCTTCCCCCCCATCTCCCTTCAgcccttcccctcctcttcctcaccgtgtccctgcccctctcctccctccatGCCAGCGCCTTCCCTCGCTCccggcagctctgcagggcagggtgacacagggacaagCCTGGACTCGCCTTTTTGTCACCAGGAGCAACTCCCTGCCCTTGTCCCCTGTGTGagcaggtgctgggctgtgcctgtcccttgtccctcaTCCTTGTCCcttttccctgtcccagccccgaGGTGCTGCAGGATTGGCAGGGGAAAcaccaaaccccaaatcatCCCATCCCTTCACGCACCTCAGCCCTGTAAATCAGGGTGCTGAAGGAAACTCgtctttcccttccttcctctccccatttccctccttttgcctgatttgccttttcctttccctccctctccaccTTTACTCCCACCAGAGTAGTGCAAGCTCAGTTTCTGAGGCAGCAGCATCTCTCTGAGGTTTTTGGGGCTGGTGCAGCCCTGCCGTTGCTGCTGGGGGTTGGTGGGAAGAGCTGTGAGACCCTGGCAGACTCCAGAGGTGAAAATCCTTCCTCCCAActccaggaacagctgctgaaGCCATGCTCCTCTTACAGGTCCTCTCCAGGTGGTTTAATCCTTTTTGGatgctttttcctcctcctcccttcttCTTTTCTCCTGATGTGTTCAGATgtgacactgggacaggatGTGGCATcaggctcctgctcccaccaATGCTCTCATGCCCAAAGTTGttgctggacagcagccagaaGGTCCCCAAAGCTGCCTGTGAGTAaaagggacagtgacacagggcagaagagaagaaaatggcagcagcagtgataGAGTATAAATAATTCATCCATACCAGTGTGGTATTTTTGGAAGGGGATTACTTGTTGCTAATGACAAGTGCTGGTTGTTGTTAATTTTATTATGATAAAACCTGACTCTCACCAGCCAAAATTAGAgcccagtgggagctgctggcctgAGGTGCCTGTAAAGAAAATCATCTTCTGACAGCTTTTCCCTGGATGCCAGGACAGGTAGGAGCAGCTTTCTCCTGCTGacctgcccctcctgctgttgcagggctggcagctggggtGCCCCTAGCAGCAGATTGGGTTATCCTGGAAGGGCAAAATCTCCAGGCAAACTCTGCTGCCGTTTTTGACTTTGAACACAACTACACTGAGAAATTTCTCTAAATTTCTCAGTGTATTTCCAAATGTGCATCATTTTCCTGTGCCACAGAGGCACAGAATTTGTGTATGGATCGCCCAAGGAAGGCTTGTGAAATGATCttgtgggagctgcaggctcaATGTGAACAAGGAAAGGAGAATCAAACCAGAGCCTTGCCATGCAAGCAAAATGTGGATCAGATTgggaatttttctttcaaacagGTTAAAAAAGAAGCAGATTTTGCTGTGAAGCATCAGTATTCTTCCAGCATTTGCTTTGTCTTGTACACCCTTGAGCAGGTGTGCTCTGTAAACAAGACCTTTCTGGTTCAGATT
This region includes:
- the RFLNB gene encoding refilin-B, whose amino-acid sequence is MVGRLSLREVPDLPDMRKRGDSGLDSPDSGLPPSPGPAPPPWLLSSGSPDRAAANGLPEPEPPAPSAASSVFSPSPILSGCPPRLCPLSFGEGVEFDPLPAKEIRYTSSVRYDSEKHFIADVYLPVGLSVASCSQTIVCVPNCSWRSYKAEVRFEPRHRPRRFTSTTIIYPKHAKTVYTTTLDYNCRKATRRFLSSVELETSECLSAECGLDGC